Within the Fibrobacter sp. genome, the region GCCCGTATCTCGTCCATGATGGCCTCCTGGCGCAGCAGGGTAGTATCCATGCGGAACACTAGCGGCGTAGCGCTCGAATATACGTACAAGCTCTCGGGCGACGCTATGCGCACGTCCACCGTGTCCTGCTGCATTATCGTAACGAGGTTGCCAACCGCGGTAACCAAGTTCGCGGTATTCGTCGCGGCGTCCCTGGCCGCCACCTGCGTGCCCCTGGTGTTCGCGTTGATTTCCTTGAGGTTAGGAAGGAGACCCTCTCCCGTCACGCCGCCGATGACGTCGTATATTTTTTCCTCGACATACATTTGATACTTGCGCTGTTCGTTCGCGTGATGAAGGGTATCACGAATCGCCAAGAGTATCTCGGTATCGGCGCTGCCGTCCGGCATATCGTCGGGAGGCTGCGAAAGGGAATCAGGTGGGGGGTTGTACGTCGAAGGATCGTAACCTTCGTTAGGAGGCTTCGTCCGTTCAATCGTATCCGCACAAGACTTCCAGGGCTTCGAAGGACATTCGGCCATATGGTCGCCGCCGACCATCTTCATTCGGCACATGTGGTTCTTGCCGTCCGGGCAGACGTAATAACACGCGCTGCCGTCCTGGCCTCCGTAGCGACAATTCTCGGTCGATATGCTGTCGTACGTGCAGGAATCGTTCGCGAGCTGCCCGGCGTTGTAGGAACCCTCGCAAAAGCCGTTCTGTCGGCAGGAATACAACACCATCTCGCCGTTGCCGACCGGGACGCCGTCGACATACTTCTGCACGTACGAACGGATTACGTTGTTCTCGCTGAACACGCTAGTGCACGTCCAAGTCGTATCCGGCGTGCGGCATCCGTCGGCCTGCGGATTGAGCACACAATAAAGCGAATCGGCCTCAGCCTGCGTTAAGCATTGATAATAACTGCATTTTGCCCATGTGTTATTATCGCAATAAAAACCACGAACGGGAACAATAGTAGAAGAAGCCCAGGCAGGGTTCCAACAATGGTTGCCGGAACAATCAAACGCGCCCTGGCAAGACGAAAGACTACCGTTTAACTGTGAGCATCGGAAATCGCTATAAGAATAGCCATTATGTAACGTACACTCTCCCCAGGAGTGAGCGCACAATATAAGCAGGGCAAGGAAAACTGCGTGCATAGCAGCGAGCACGGATTTTGATTTAAGTGCACGACCGGTGAGAGCGTAGCATCCGCTCAAGCTTAACTCCCGTCTTTCAGTTTCCCGCCCTGCCATAATTCATCCCCTTTTGGTTTTGCCGCGCTTCGCGGCTTCCTGCTCGTTGTTGCGATGTATCAACTCGCACCTGGGGCAATACAGATAGCTTGCATGTACGTAGGCTACGACGTTGGCCGGAATCTCCGCGCCGCAGACGTCGCAGTAAAGACTATTGGGCCGAGTCATAGTAGATAACCCCCGGCGTGAAATGCGCATCGCCATACGCCTTGTTCAGTTCCTCATTCAGTTGGGCGTGTTCGATGTTCCACTGTTCGATAATGCGCTCGCGCTCCGCGAGCTGCCCGGGTATCCGAAGCGTGAAGTAGACGGTCACGGCGACCGCAATCAAGAGCGTCACGACGAGGAACTTGAACACGTCGTACTCGCGCTCGCTCATGTTGTAGATGTTCTCTATTATCTTGTCCATAATTACCTACCTATACGCCAACGCGAGCATGCAGAGCGCGAGCACGCCGAACGGCGCGAACCCGTCAAAAAATCCTAGTGCAAGCGAAAGCGAAATCATGGTTAGTTTCCTTTTCCGTCTTTAGCGTGTTCCTGCCGAAGTGGGCGTCCTCGACAACGTGCCAGGAGGGAACCCATAATGCCCGGAGAATCGCTCATAAAAAAACCCCGACAACGAGGACGGATGCGTCGTATCGGGGTTGCCGGATGCCCCGGCGTGGCAGGTATCTAAATTACGATGCAGAGCGCGGCTTCTTCGCAACCTTGATGACGATGGCGAGCAACGTCAGCACGACTACGAGTCCAATCATGGCCGGAGCGATGATAGAGGACACCGATTGTGCAATCGAGTTGATACCACTAGCAACCTGGCGAAGCATGCCGTTGATGGTTGCGGTGTCGATGGATGCGCCACCTTCCTGGGCGAACGCGGTGCCGACCGACATGAGTGCCATCAAAATGAGCATAGCCTTGTTTTTGAACAGCTTGAGCATGATATTTACCTCAATGTCTTGTTGATGAAGAGAACGACGGAGCAGGCGGCCACCACCAGGAGAATCGTGCCTCCGAGGTGGGCCCCTGCCGAATATGCGTCCCAAAACATCTTGATTTCAGTCAGCGTACCCATAAGACTACCCCGTCGTTCTGCCGCGTCTGTAGGTGTTAATCACTCTCCCCTTACTTCTTTGCAAGAGGCTTGCATTCAATGGTTCCAAAAATCCCGTGGAGACTCACGCCGCTCGTACGCGTCGTGTTCTTCGTGCCGGGAACGACGGACGTGGTGAACACGCAGTCGTAGACCGTGTTGTCCTGCACCTGGTCGAACTTGATGGGACTATCGTCGGCGATGCTCAAATCGCTGAAACAAGTACCGGAAACGGCGTCGAACCCGGTGATGTACTTTTGGTGGACTTCGGACTGTGCGCCCGTTTTTTCGTTGGTGGTGGTGAAGTTCATCTCGCGGTGGGAGATGATTGCTATCTTGTCATACTGCTGTACGAGCATGGTATCCTGCCTTGTTGTTGTCCTGGGCAGTTTCCCGAATCTCGCGCGGTCTTTGCATAATCCGCATTATCGGCAATGAAGAAACAAAGAAAATACCCCGGCCGCTCTCCATGAGCGCCGGGGCTTCACGCATGCTTATTTCACGAAAATTCCGATGAATTTCGCAGCATCATCGCCTTCGATGAACCGCGGCTCACTCACCGTCTTGTATTCGAATCCTGCAAATTCCAGCACCTGGAGCGCCACGAACTTGCGGTCCTTCGAATAGCACAGGTTTAGCCTCCAGTGTCCGTTTGGAGAAACTAGCGGGCATCCGTTTTGCTTGATCAATGCGTCCAGTTCATTTGGCGCGGCAGAAGCAAGGCGCATGACCTTGTCTCCGTCGGCAAGCAAATAATCCAGGCTGAGCCCAACGACAGGAGAATTCGTCGGGACGTAGGTCACTTTCGTGATGAAGCCGAAAAAAGCTTTTTCGGTCTTGATATAGTCTTTTTGGAAGAGGGCCTTCGCCATCTCCATCTTGGAAATGTTTTCCATAATTTTTTCTCTGTTAAATTGTTTGTTTTTTTTCGCGCACAGGCTGCGCGACCGCCGTTACGAGAAACTGCGGTTAACAGAGAATGCGTTCCAAGGTAAACACGTAATATTCCTTGGGAACGCGGTAAGACAGCGGGGTCGGGAAGCCTAGGCTTTCCGGGCTGAAATTCCGATTGCTGGCAACGGGCCGGAGTCCTGAGTTCTTGAAGACTCCCCCGTCTCGCCCATTGTGCCTGTAAAGAGGCCCGCTGCGTTGCGGTCGCAGCGACAATTGCGTTGATGGCCTGCGGTTCCCCCAGAACGCAGCTTCAGTCGCGCCGGAGAACGAATCTTCCAGGAACACGCTTTCGTTATCGGTCGAAGAGCTGTACCCCTCGCCTACTAGCGCGCTTTGCCAGGAGGAATCGCAATTGCATGCGGATGACTGAGCGTCGAACGACGCCGGCACCACATACAGCGCGAACAGCGTAATTGCCGCCCACGCGAATGCCAGAATGTTCTGTCGATTCAACTTCGTCATCACCCACGAAAAATACAAAAAAAAGACCGCCTTGCGGGCAGTCTTTTTTTACGAGCAGTCCCTACCCTACGATACAAGCATCATGGAGAACACCATGACGAACAGGGCCACGGTCTCCCCCACGCCCAGCACCATCAGGTAGTTCACCAGACCTTTGCCGGTTTCGCCCAAAGCGTTGCAGGCATCCGCAGCGGACTTACCCACGTACCAAGCAGAGGCCATCATGCCGATACCGCCAAAGATACCTACGCCGAGGTAGGCAGCCCAGTTTTCTGGTGTAGCTTCAGCCCGCCCCTTAATAAACATCATCAGCAGCATCCCATAGATAGTCTGCGCAATCGGAGCGCCCACAAAAATGAGCAGCGTAAATAGCGCGTTTTTACCCTTGAGATACGCCTTTTT harbors:
- a CDS encoding V-type ATP synthase subunit K (produces ATP from ADP in the presence of a proton gradient across the membrane; the K subunit is a nonenzymatic component which binds the dimeric form by interacting with the G and E subunits), which encodes MDQTQFVTLARLGAVAALGLAAVGSALGCGTAGMAAIGAWKKAYLKGKNALFTLLIFVGAPIAQTIYGMLLMMFIKGRAEATPENWAAYLGVGIFGGIGMMASAWYVGKSAADACNALGETGKGLVNYLMVLGVGETVALFVMVFSMMLVS